The region ATCGCAATTGTTTCCGATAGTTCTGTTCATGGACAGAATGGCACCGATTATGCAAGATTTGCGATGTATATCAATGAAGAACTTGTTTTTTGCGATACTTTAAGAGAAGAACAAAAAACAGTTAAAATCTTTGAAAGCATAGAGAAACAGGAGATTACGGTCCGTATTTTAAAGATATCGGAAGCGCCTCATTCCATGATTGGAATAGAAAAAATTATATTACATAGTGATATACCACCTAAGAAAACCGAGGATTTGGCACACAAAATCGAATTTATAGGAGATTCCATCACTTGTGGATATGGTGTTGATGCAGAAAGTGAATTAATACATTTTACAACAGCTACTGAAGATGTGACCAAAGCATATGCTTATCTGACTTCAAAAGCATTAAATAGTGATTATAGTATGGTATCGTATAGTGGTTATGGTATTGTAAGCGGATATACAGAGAATGATAAAAAGGATACGATTCAGATTGTACCAAAATACTATCAAAGTGTAGCCAGATGTTTTGGTACATTTAAAGACCTGCCGTTATTAGAGAATATTCCATGGGATTTTTCTAAGTATATCCCAGAACTTATAGTTATTAACCTTGGTACGAATGATAATACTTATTGTAAGGATAAAACAAAACGTCACGAAGAATATCGAGACGAATATGTGAAATTTCTAAAGGTAGTGAGAGAAAAGAATATGGATGCAACTATATTATGTGCGTTAGGACTGATGGGTGCTAATCTATATCCAATGGTAGAAGAAGCAGTAGCCCTCTATCAAAGTGAAACGAAAGATGATAACATAGTTACCTTTCAGCTAACAGAGCAGGATAAGGCTGATGGCTATGGAGCAGATTGGCATCCAAGTAAAGTAGCACATCAAAAAGCTGCTAAGCAGTTGACAGAAGAGATTAAAAAGATTATGGGTTGGTAATCATTTAGGTATTATGGCATCAGTTATAAAACTTAGTGTAGTGAATAAAAAAATCAGTCATAGAATTTATCCATGACTGATTTTTTTCTAATTAGAGAAACATAAATTATAGCTTTTCTGGCTCGTCGTATTCAACACCAAAAGTTTCAACTGTAACTTTCTTTAATTTCTGCTCTTCCAAAGGACGATCATTGTAATCAACCTTTGTCTCAGCAATCTTGTTCACAATATCCATACCTTCTGTTACTTTACCAAAAGCTGCGTATGCACCATCAAGGTGTGGGGAATTTTTATGCATGATAAAGAACTGAGATCCTGCGGAGTTTGGACGCATGGAACGTGCCATGGATAAAACGCCTTCGGAATGCTTAAGATCATTGATAAATCCATTTTGTGCGAACTCACCGCGGATAGAATAGCCAGGACCACCCATACCGCTTCCTTCTGGACAACCACCCTGAATCATGAAGCCTTTAATTACACGATGGAAGATAAGGCCATCATAATAACCTTTCTTAATTAAAGATACAA is a window of Lachnoclostridium phytofermentans ISDg DNA encoding:
- a CDS encoding SGNH/GDSL hydrolase family protein, translating into MLQRSEWSGDYGDVKPIGRTYSKDGIRWLALSGSGIEFICETELVEIAIVSDSSVHGQNGTDYARFAMYINEELVFCDTLREEQKTVKIFESIEKQEITVRILKISEAPHSMIGIEKIILHSDIPPKKTEDLAHKIEFIGDSITCGYGVDAESELIHFTTATEDVTKAYAYLTSKALNSDYSMVSYSGYGIVSGYTENDKKDTIQIVPKYYQSVARCFGTFKDLPLLENIPWDFSKYIPELIVINLGTNDNTYCKDKTKRHEEYRDEYVKFLKVVREKNMDATILCALGLMGANLYPMVEEAVALYQSETKDDNIVTFQLTEQDKADGYGADWHPSKVAHQKAAKQLTEEIKKIMGW
- a CDS encoding peptidylprolyl isomerase, giving the protein MAEKNPIVTFEMENGDVIKAELYPEIAPISVNNFVSLIKKGYYDGLIFHRVIKGFMIQGGCPEGSGMGGPGYSIRGEFAQNGFINDLKHSEGVLSMARSMRPNSAGSQFFIMHKNSPHLDGAYAAFGKVTEGMDIVNKIAETKVDYNDRPLEEQKLKKVTVETFGVEYDEPEKL